A window of Amaranthus tricolor cultivar Red isolate AtriRed21 chromosome 8, ASM2621246v1, whole genome shotgun sequence genomic DNA:
GTTGATTAAAAACTTCATCATAAACATATTTTTTGAAAACTATCAATCACAAATGtgattaaaaagagaaaattaattaaccaaatccaaattaaagaaaaaaaatgatcaCACCAAAGATTATATGATGTTAAttcataatcatcatcaatTCATGCATTATCTTAAACCCTATCCAAAATCCAAATCATAATAACCTAATAATctcatcatcataataatatCATCTTAGTGATGCCCTTAGCTTTTCCTACTTGATGAAACAAACCCATTAGAACTCCACACACatacaaacacatacacgtgcGAGGGTGCTTTAAAATTCATGTTCACACGTGCTAACCCGGCCATATCTAGGGTTTCCATGCACTGGCCCACACCACCGGTTGATCTTTCCAATTCAAGAATATTCCGGCAGATGAACACTGTGCCATTGACCATCCTTCTTTATACCTCCTCAACAAAGCTCTTACATCATCACAAACCTCTTCACTATACGCCACGTGTACAAACCCGGCACCCGAAATCCTCCCAATCCACCTCACCGCATTCTCTCTCCTCTCCGCTGACGTGGCCTCCGGACATGCCAACAAATCCACCAACGCCCTCCCCGCCGCCCGCTCCAACATCAACTTCTCATTACTAGTCCTCATAAAACTCTCTTCTAACGCCTcaaaataaaccctaaaccaCCTTAACTTCTCCGAAAAACCTCGTACAAAATCCCCTTCTTCCGTGGGTCCCACAAAATCCGCTTCCTCCTCAACAACTGTTATCACCTTCGGATTCACCCCTTTAAAAGCCGCCAAAACCGCGTCTCTTCTATGTAAACTCACTGAGTGAAGCGAGTTAACACAGTTTATAGCTAAAGCTTCATCATCCCTTATATCAAGATTACCAAAATCCAAATTAGATAAATCTCCTACATGATGTATTACCCTAAATTTAAAGGGTACCCCCATTAATCTTGCAAATTTTTCTAATCTACTCCCAATTTCCTTCATCACTCTTTGAACACCCGTATCATTACTATCTAAAACAGTCGTAAGCTTCAAATGGGGTGTATCGTCCATACGTGTGGCCAAAGCTTCTAGAAGGGTAGGCCATTGTGTACAAAAAGTGTTGCTTAAATCGATTATATGAAGCTTAGATTCTCCATCAAGTGCATCAATTAGGGCACCATTACTAGCAACATGACCAAATGTTGTCCATGGACTAACTTCTTGAAATTTAAGTAACATTTTCCGAGTTGACTCAAATGAGAACGATTTATCAGCTGCAACTCGCATAGTTTGGTAGCAACGATCACCTGAGTCAGTCATCCGAGTGAAGAGCGCTTGAGTGAAGTATGACGCTAGCTTTTGCTCGACGTCGCCGTACGGCGACCCGAGCTCGTTTAACATCCATAAGAGCTGGTGGAGAACGGCCGTGTCGTTGTCAGAAACAGCCCGTGCAGCTTCTAGAAGAAGGTTGTTTGCCCATTTTCCATGGTATATAGAAGGATCGGAGAACAAATCTGGGTTTATAGTTGGATTAGTGTTTGTGGGTGTTGAGGTTGTTGTGGATGGAGATGTTGAAGAATggtattgatgatgatgatgatgatgatgatgagaagAAGGGTATGATTGATTAGGaggattttgtgggttttgatgTGGGTTTGGAAGTGGGTGTTTAGtatgagaagaagaagaagagaaatcTTCTTCATGATCCATGAAAAAGTTGAAGCATTCTTCTTGATCTTGATTAGGGTATTGATGATGGGTATTAAAATTAGGGTGGAAATAATGATGGGTTTGTTTAGATGAtctaaaagaagaagaagaacttGAATTTGATGAATTGTTGAAGGAAGATTGATCAGAAgagaattgttgttgttgttgctgttgttgtGGGTGTGGTTGTTGGAAACTAACTAGTCTAAACAAAGTATCCATTTTAACCCAACC
This region includes:
- the LOC130821238 gene encoding protein SHORT-ROOT, which codes for MDTLFRLVSFQQPHPQQQQQQQQFSSDQSSFNNSSNSSSSSSFRSSKQTHHYFHPNFNTHHQYPNQDQEECFNFFMDHEEDFSSSSSHTKHPLPNPHQNPQNPPNQSYPSSHHHHHHHHQYHSSTSPSTTTSTPTNTNPTINPDLFSDPSIYHGKWANNLLLEAARAVSDNDTAVLHQLLWMLNELGSPYGDVEQKLASYFTQALFTRMTDSGDRCYQTMRVAADKSFSFESTRKMLLKFQEVSPWTTFGHVASNGALIDALDGESKLHIIDLSNTFCTQWPTLLEALATRMDDTPHLKLTTVLDSNDTGVQRVMKEIGSRLEKFARLMGVPFKFRVIHHVGDLSNLDFGNLDIRDDEALAINCVNSLHSVSLHRRDAVLAAFKGVNPKVITVVEEEADFVGPTEEGDFVRGFSEKLRWFRVYFEALEESFMRTSNEKLMLERAAGRALVDLLACPEATSAERRENAVRWIGRISGAGFVHVAYSEEVCDDVRALLRRYKEGWSMAQCSSAGIFLNWKDQPVVWASAWKP